Within Fusarium keratoplasticum isolate Fu6.1 chromosome 8, whole genome shotgun sequence, the genomic segment CGTACAACTTGAGAAGCCAATCGCAACACTGAGTTTGGCTGACAAACCCACCCGGGTCCTGTCTCACTGTTGTGCCAGAGCCATGCTAGAGGCTAGAGGCTGCGAGATTGTTTCCAAGGTTATCGTCCCAGGCTACCGCTGGTTCGCCCAACAAGCGCGGCCTTCATAATTACCGCCATTTCCAGAAACTCCAAGTGTGATTTTGCTTTGCGATGGACTCCTTCTTTCGTTAGAGGAGGCGTTTGGTCTTGGAGAAAAGATAATCATGGAACATGGGCCTAAATCCCAAGACCCAGGGACTTGGGCCTGGACTGCCCGTCGACGCCACGGGCCTCCCGCCTCTGCGCTACCGCTGAAGCCGCGGCTCAATCATATCAAATCCTGGCGCCTGAGTGGGTGTTCTGGGCTGACTCGCCTGGGTTGGCGCCCCCCCTTCAAACACTGGGCGCTGGGACTCAAGAAGCAAACACTCGACAAAAGCAAGGCATTCCCTACTACGTTCAACAACCCCACACTGGTTACCGAACACACGACGAGTGCCGGGAGCCCATGGCTTGTCCAGGACGGTACCTGCTACGTGGGATCGGCTGGTCCAGCTTCAAGCAGAGACGGGACTACGGCGCCTGTCTACGACTACTGCGGCTCGCTTGCTCAACCGAGAGTCAAGGGTCCGGAGTCCAGAGACAGGAGAAAGAGGACCGGCGCTCAATTGATCGATCCACAACGCGGTACTGGCTGTAATTGCTTGCGCGACGGCGGCGAACCCGATGGCAACGCTTGAATCATGGCCCTACAGGCCTGCAGATGCCATCGTGGGTGGCGGGTGTGTAGCCGCCCTAGCGTCTCCCCTAGCCGCAGCGAATGCGGACGTGACAGGCCGTCAAATATCGAGGTTTCCACTTTAGCGTTTCCTCAGCTTCATCTGGCTGGGTGCCGTGTTAGTGAGAGGTCAGACACAGACAGCACAGAGAGAGAGGcgaaggagggggagggaagaggaggagggcaagccAAAACGAGTGCAACGGCAACCGTTCgagcaacaccatcacccgTCATCCATAAACTCTAATAACACCAAGCCCGAAACCCATCGGCATGGGTCAGAGCGTCGCGCGCAACCTCGTGATCGCCTCACAGCAGATAGTCGTCCCAGTGGCCTCTGACTTTCAACGTCTCTCAACCACATAGGTCCAACATCTAGCGCGCAGCCACAGAGGCTTGGTAACGTTGAGAAGGGCTGACCGACTTGGGGAGACATGATgcccaacgacgacgaggcggTGCGGACGACTCGAGCTGGCTGTTCATGTCGGTCGGACTGGCTGGTCGAGAAGAGCAACGAGCATAGCAGCACATGCAACAAGGCGTCCAGATATGCCCACTTCCGTCCGGTATGCGTGTGCAAGTTAAGACGCATATGCAATGCCACCCCAAGACCCGGTCTGGTCCTCGCGTAGGACAATCCCATTCATGGCACGTTCTCAACCGTCTTGGCTCCGAGTCTGGCAACGCTACCTACAGCACAACACCTACCGACATGCTAGGGACGGACAGCTGGGGGTGGGAGCCAGCGGCGAGAACTGACACCACTCCACACTCCACAGTCAAGGctgccagcagcagctctcTCCCACGCCATGGTGTGTCAGCCACGGTGGACCTGGGTTCTCGAAATGGAGTTCCTAAATCGAGAAGCCAGCAGCCCAGCGTGGGAGGTCCTTGGCGGTTCGACTGAACCCCTGCTCCATGCCAGCAGCCACCCCTGGTAGGGTCATCCCAGCAACCACCATGAGCCTGTCAAAGCTCTCATTTGTCTTTTAGGACTGGTGACGTTTCTCTTGACCTGAAGGATACCACGCCCGGCACCGTGGACAAGGGCATTTGTTTCTTCATCTGGCCCCGTCCCCTCGACTCCCCTGGCTCCCTGATCGCCCCGTGTTCCCTGCTCAAGCTTCGCATACTTGGTCCATTTCTGGTTTAGCCTCCCCGTCAGCCGTTTCCTCCACAAGACGTCGAGCAGAAGTCTTGTTTTAAAGACCCGGCATCCCAGTTCACAACGCTTTGTTCCCACGTCGTCGTCTGTGGCTTGGACGAGTCGGTTTCACTAATACAACCACTTCTCCAGTTGAGCCCTGACCACTCTGAAATTCTCCGCTCAGACTGTTTATGGCCCTGCATCCTTTGGCATTTCCTATCTAGGCCACGACCAAGCGCCCCCCACTCTAAGCTGGACGGACTCTGGAGGATCAACTGTCTGTCGTCGACACCATTGAGCCGCCACAGTATCCCTGATATACAAAAGGCTTGGGCCTCCCACCACCTGCAAGCACATGATCCCGGCCTGCCCATCGTTGTTCAAGACCAACACTTCTTCCCTTGGCCGCCATCCCTCTCTATCACGACCGGTATTGGACCTGTTTGAGACTGTGTGACGGACTTCGCTCTTTACCCAACAACCATCTTCTGGCTCTATTCATCTGCACTGGAGCTTTCCAGCAAGACGATCGTTCAACCTTTGGGTCTACTTCTCGCCTTCAACTTTGTATAATAATCAAAGGTACCACCACCAGTGCCTCCTCATGACGGCCTCCACCCGCGTCCGAGTCCTCCCCTATTAACACCTGAAAGGGAATTGGCCGCTGCGCGGTTTGTTCTTGCCTGACTGGCCGTCTTGTTATGGAAGATAGCCGTTCACTGTCAAAACAGTCTGAAACAACACCACAAGAAACTGCTCCAGCAACTGCCAAAATGTCTATGCTTGCCACAGCATCCCCCTCTTCTCATCCCTCCTTCGGCATGCCCCGCCCCTGGGAGGCCAACCGATGCCCCGACTATTCTCTCCGGCCGAGAACCGAGAACGACAGAGTGGCTCTGCCCTCCATCCGACAGGTAGACTAAGCGCGGACGAGAGAAGACGAAGTGCCCCCAGCTGACCTCTCCCAGGCTTTCCCGGAACtacaacttcaacctcaaccacCGCAAGACCTCAATGCAAAGCCACCCTCAGCAGGTGGCCCTCTGGGCGCACCACCCATGAATTCAGCATCACCGCAATATGTACACTCGCCCAATGCtagcaagaggaggagattgtcgATGGAGCGCGAGCAGGAAAATGAGAGAGCACGCCAAGTACCGCGCCTTCTATACAGCCCCGACCGAGCATCACCACGACAAATCTCACCAAATCTCCCTATGCAGCCGGGAGCGCAGGATAACTGGGGGCCGGCCAGAACGAGTCCGTATCTCGCAAACGGATCGACTCCTCACCGTGCTACAATGGAGGTGAACGAGAGGGTAGAACCTCGACCAGCACTTCCCAGTCTCCCCCCGCCGCGGGCGATGGAACGAGAAGCAGCTCCCGTAAACCGTGTTCCACCACCGGTGGAGGGTTATCGAAGCTCGCATCCCCCGATGCCTCCCCACTCAGGGGCGCCTGTCCCTGAAGCCGTGCCCTCGGCCTACCGCGAGCCCAACTACGGCTATCCTTATCACCACCCAACCCGATACCAGTCACTATCTGCAGGATCTGCTCACTCGTTTGACCGGACACCGTTTACTGCAAGCGGCTACAACACTCCCTATCAAGATTTTGTGCGGTTCGGGGAGATGGGCCCTTCGAGCCTCAACGGAGACAACAAGCAGCGGAAGCGAAGAGGCAACTTGCCCAAGGAGACTACGGACAAGCTCAGGGCTTGGTTTGTGGCGCACCTCCAGCACCCTTATCCcaccgaggacgagaagcAGGAGCTCATGCGACAGACGGGACTACAGATGAGTAAGTTGAGAATCCTGGTTCATACAGAACAGTACATGCCCACCACGTCGATCCGATCCACGTGGGTGGGGGAGCTACTGTGATGTGCAGCAGAGTAGAGTTGTCTGGAAACTAACGGCTACACCCACAGATCAAATCTCCAA encodes:
- a CDS encoding Homeobox domain-containing protein translates to MEDSRSLSKQSETTPQETAPATAKMSMLATASPSSHPSFGMPRPWEANRCPDYSLRPRTENDRVALPSIRQAFPELQLQPQPPQDLNAKPPSAGGPLGAPPMNSASPQYVHSPNASKRRRLSMEREQENERARQVPRLLYSPDRASPRQISPNLPMQPGAQDNWGPARTSPYLANGSTPHRATMEVNERVEPRPALPSLPPPRAMEREAAPVNRVPPPVEGYRSSHPPMPPHSGAPVPEAVPSAYREPNYGYPYHHPTRYQSLSAGSAHSFDRTPFTASGYNTPYQDFVRFGEMGPSSLNGDNKQRKRRGNLPKETTDKLRAWFVAHLQHPYPTEDEKQELMRQTGLQMNQISNWFINARRRQLPTMINNARAESDAMTGARGGGDMKILATTERGDFEHGKREPVGPLSDGEGATYDEDLETLSQRRTGNAMGRGSV